The following coding sequences are from one Pyramidobacter piscolens W5455 window:
- a CDS encoding V-type ATP synthase subunit F gives MSADAGRKKMAAVGSYDTVLPFQAVGVRPFPVENDEEIAETVNRLAREDYGVIFVEERQFVAQASLIDRLVQEYAASIIPIPGIRGSIGVGLSAVRSSVERAVGMDIFSEK, from the coding sequence ATGTCCGCTGACGCTGGCAGAAAAAAAATGGCGGCCGTAGGAAGCTACGATACCGTACTTCCCTTTCAGGCCGTCGGCGTGCGCCCCTTTCCCGTCGAGAACGACGAAGAAATTGCCGAAACCGTGAACCGTCTGGCCCGTGAAGACTACGGCGTGATTTTCGTCGAAGAGCGGCAGTTCGTCGCTCAGGCTTCTTTGATCGACCGGCTCGTTCAGGAATACGCGGCCAGCATCATTCCCATCCCCGGGATCCGCGGATCCATCGGCGTGGGGCTGAGCGCGGTGCGCAGCAGCGTCGAGCGGGCGGTCGGCATGGATATTTTCTCAGAGAAATAG
- a CDS encoding V-type ATP synthase subunit A — MATDKSVKGTIERISGPLVVAKGMTGASMYEVARVGDIGLVGEIIELNGDLASIQVYEETSGLRPGEPVVGTGEPLSVELGPGLIEQFYDGIQRPLKAIEEASKSVFIARGISVSALDHEKLWQFEPKVSVGDEVSEGDILGVVQETVLVEHRIMVPNGIKGKVVSVESGEFNVDAVIAVIDDGKEKHGVSMLRRWPVRRGRPVARKLPPVTPLTTGQRVVDTFFPIAMGGTACVPGPFGSGKTVIQHQLAKWAEAQIVVYIGCGERGNEMTDVLREFPELKDPRSGQPLMKRTVLIANTSNMPVAAREASVYTGISIAEYYRDMGYSVALMADSTSRWAEALREMSGRLEEMPGEEGYPAYLGTRLASFYERAGRAICLGGDGREGSVSVIGAVSPPGGDLSEPVTQNTLRVTKVFWGLDSNLAYQRHFPAINWLNSYSLYTNKLDEYWDAKFDAEWTPARVEAMTLLEEESSLKEIVQLVGMDALSRNERMTMETAKSLREDFLHQNAFNDVDTYTSMEKQFKMLSTILKFHHAGLEALQSGAEMNKLFNLPVREKIARMGLVGEQELEKIDALEGEMRDEIAQLLASGGDK; from the coding sequence TTGGCCACGGATAAAAGTGTAAAGGGCACGATCGAACGTATATCCGGACCTCTGGTCGTCGCGAAGGGGATGACCGGCGCGAGCATGTACGAAGTGGCGCGTGTCGGCGACATCGGCCTGGTCGGAGAAATCATCGAACTCAACGGTGATCTCGCCTCGATCCAGGTCTACGAGGAGACATCCGGTCTCCGTCCCGGCGAGCCCGTCGTGGGCACCGGCGAACCCCTGAGCGTTGAACTCGGTCCCGGTCTTATCGAACAGTTTTATGACGGCATTCAGCGTCCTCTGAAGGCGATCGAAGAAGCGTCCAAGAGCGTCTTCATCGCCAGAGGCATCAGCGTTTCCGCGCTCGATCACGAGAAACTCTGGCAGTTCGAGCCGAAAGTTTCCGTCGGCGACGAAGTGAGCGAGGGCGACATCCTCGGCGTCGTCCAGGAAACCGTGCTTGTGGAGCACCGCATCATGGTTCCCAATGGAATCAAGGGCAAGGTCGTTTCCGTCGAGTCTGGCGAGTTCAACGTTGACGCCGTGATCGCCGTGATCGACGACGGCAAGGAGAAACACGGCGTTTCCATGCTGCGCCGCTGGCCCGTGCGCCGCGGCCGCCCCGTTGCCCGCAAGCTGCCGCCCGTCACGCCGCTGACGACCGGCCAGCGCGTCGTCGACACGTTCTTCCCCATCGCCATGGGAGGCACGGCCTGCGTCCCCGGCCCGTTCGGATCGGGCAAGACGGTCATCCAGCACCAGCTCGCCAAGTGGGCCGAAGCTCAGATCGTCGTCTATATCGGCTGCGGCGAGCGCGGCAATGAGATGACCGACGTTCTGCGCGAGTTCCCCGAGCTGAAGGATCCCCGTTCCGGCCAGCCGCTGATGAAGCGCACCGTGCTGATCGCGAACACGTCAAACATGCCGGTCGCGGCCCGCGAAGCCAGCGTTTACACGGGGATTTCCATCGCCGAGTACTATCGCGACATGGGTTATTCCGTGGCGCTGATGGCCGACTCCACCAGCCGCTGGGCCGAAGCTCTGCGCGAGATGTCCGGCCGTCTGGAAGAAATGCCCGGCGAAGAAGGCTATCCCGCCTATCTGGGCACGCGCCTCGCTTCGTTCTACGAGCGCGCCGGCCGTGCCATTTGTCTCGGCGGCGACGGCCGCGAGGGCTCGGTTTCCGTCATCGGGGCCGTTTCGCCTCCCGGCGGCGACCTTTCCGAACCTGTCACGCAGAACACGCTGCGCGTGACCAAGGTCTTCTGGGGACTGGACTCCAATCTGGCTTATCAGCGCCACTTCCCGGCCATCAACTGGCTGAACAGCTACTCGCTCTACACCAACAAGCTCGACGAGTACTGGGACGCCAAGTTCGACGCCGAGTGGACGCCCGCGCGCGTCGAAGCCATGACTCTGCTCGAAGAAGAGTCCTCGCTGAAGGAAATCGTGCAGCTGGTCGGCATGGACGCCCTTTCGCGCAACGAGCGCATGACCATGGAAACGGCCAAGTCGCTGCGCGAAGACTTCCTGCACCAGAACGCCTTCAACGACGTGGACACGTACACGTCCATGGAAAAACAGTTCAAAATGCTTTCGACGATCCTCAAGTTCCATCACGCCGGACTGGAAGCCCTGCAGAGCGGCGCCGAGATGAACAAGCTGTTCAACCTGCCCGTGCGCGAGAAGATCGCCCGCATGGGGCTGGTCGGCGAGCAGGAACTCGAAAAGATCGACGCGCTCGAAGGCGAAATGAGAGACGAAATTGCCCAGCTTCTCGCGTCAGGAGGCGATAAATAA
- a CDS encoding V-type ATP synthase subunit B, translating to MNLPVEYRTVSSLAGPLLVVESVKEVPYDSLVEVALPDGSRRRGKVLETDSGRAVVQVFEGTDGLDVDTASVTFLGKSLELPVSEDMLGRVFNGRGDPIDGGAPIIAEKNIDVNGLAMNPYSRDYPDEFIQTGISTIDGMNPMVRGQKLPIFSASGLPHNRMAAQLARQANVIGGGSEKFAVVFAAMGITFEEAAFFMEDFRKTGALDRTVMYINLANDPAVERIYTPKLALTAAEYLAFEKNMHVLVILTDLTNYCEALREISAARKEVPGRRGYPGYLYTDLATMYERAGRVKGSTGSITQVPILTMPEDDKTHPIPDLTGYITEGQIILSRNLHRTGIYPPVDVMPSLSRLKDKGIGEGKTREDHADLMNQLFAAYARGKEAKELAVILGEGALSDDDKAFATFASRFEDEYVRQGEYENRAVETTLGLGWKLLNMVPVKELKRVKDKYIQKYLMPLKEKENSEEKA from the coding sequence ATGAACCTGCCAGTTGAATACAGAACCGTAAGCAGCCTTGCGGGCCCCCTTCTGGTCGTCGAGAGCGTCAAGGAAGTTCCCTACGATTCTCTGGTCGAAGTCGCGCTGCCCGACGGCTCCCGCCGCCGCGGCAAAGTGCTGGAGACCGATTCCGGCCGCGCCGTCGTGCAGGTTTTCGAGGGCACCGACGGCCTCGACGTCGACACGGCTTCCGTCACCTTCCTCGGCAAATCGCTGGAACTGCCCGTCTCCGAAGACATGCTCGGCCGCGTCTTCAACGGCCGCGGCGATCCCATCGACGGCGGCGCGCCCATCATCGCCGAGAAAAACATCGACGTGAACGGACTGGCCATGAATCCCTACTCGCGCGACTATCCCGACGAGTTCATCCAGACCGGCATCAGCACCATCGACGGCATGAACCCCATGGTCCGCGGCCAGAAGCTGCCCATTTTCTCCGCTTCTGGACTGCCGCACAACCGCATGGCCGCCCAGCTGGCCCGCCAGGCCAACGTCATCGGCGGCGGCAGCGAAAAGTTCGCCGTTGTTTTCGCCGCCATGGGAATTACCTTCGAGGAAGCCGCTTTCTTCATGGAAGACTTCCGCAAGACCGGCGCCCTCGACCGCACCGTCATGTACATTAACCTCGCCAACGACCCCGCCGTCGAGCGCATCTACACGCCCAAGCTGGCGCTGACCGCCGCCGAGTATCTGGCGTTCGAGAAGAACATGCACGTGCTGGTCATTCTCACCGACTTGACGAACTACTGCGAGGCCCTGCGCGAGATCTCCGCCGCCCGCAAGGAAGTTCCCGGCCGCCGCGGCTATCCCGGCTACCTCTATACCGACCTCGCCACCATGTACGAGCGCGCCGGCCGCGTCAAGGGCAGCACCGGCTCCATCACCCAGGTGCCCATCCTCACCATGCCCGAAGACGACAAGACCCACCCCATCCCCGACCTCACCGGCTACATCACCGAGGGGCAGATCATCCTCAGCCGCAACCTGCACCGCACCGGCATCTATCCGCCCGTGGACGTGATGCCCTCGCTGTCGCGACTGAAGGACAAGGGCATCGGCGAAGGCAAGACCCGCGAGGATCACGCCGACTTGATGAACCAGCTCTTCGCCGCCTACGCCCGCGGCAAGGAAGCCAAGGAACTGGCCGTCATCCTCGGCGAAGGCGCCCTGAGCGACGACGACAAGGCGTTCGCCACGTTCGCTTCGCGCTTCGAGGACGAGTACGTCCGTCAGGGCGAATACGAGAACCGCGCCGTCGAGACGACCCTCGGGCTGGGCTGGAAACTCCTGAACATGGTTCCCGTTAAGGAACTGAAACGCGTCAAGGACAAGTACATCCAGAAATACCTGATGCCGCTGAAGGAAAAAGAAAACTCAGAGGAAAAGGCGTAG